In Miscanthus floridulus cultivar M001 chromosome 5, ASM1932011v1, whole genome shotgun sequence, one genomic interval encodes:
- the LOC136451899 gene encoding uncharacterized protein has translation MEPRKSNYLVALVLASLLLSAMAGGHRKKLLNKDEASESMETSESMQQLQEDDEMAVVVHERILRQVKMNDYGRYDPSPTMAKPHFKDIPN, from the exons GGAAGTCGAATTATCTTGTCGCCCTCGTCTTGGCGTCGCTCTTGCTCTCCGCCATGGCAG GAGGGCATAGGAAGAAGCTTCTGAACAAAGATGAGGCATCAGAATCAATG GAGACATCGGAATCCATGCAGCAGCTGCAAGAAGACGACGAAATGGCAGTGGTGGTCCACGAGAGAATTCTCAGGCAGGTGAAGATGAACGACTACGGGCGCTACGACCCTTCACCCACCATGGCTAAGCCTCACTTCAAGGACATACCTAACTAG